The following coding sequences lie in one Mycoplasma tauri genomic window:
- a CDS encoding alpha-ketoacid dehydrogenase subunit beta: protein MNEQKISLNNIGAVTNALDIAMERDKNVVVYGEDVGFEGGVFRATAGLQKKYGDQRVWDAPISESAIAGSATGAALAGLRPVAEMQFSGFSFYAMGQIFSNTARYRNRSRGTLSCPVVFRMPCGGGVKALEHHSEALETLYAHIPGLKVVMPSTPYDTKGLLLAAIEDNDPVIFLEHKRIYRAFKQEVPAGHYTVEIGKANVMIPGDDLTVVTYGHMVHETIAALKDLNAKGKEYSIEVIDLRTIKPLDTETIVNSVKKTGRLLVVSEAVQTLSIATEIITRVNEHAFDDLLAAPRRLNAPDVTVPLPSLEPYFMVTKEKIATVIEEMLG, encoded by the coding sequence ATGAACGAACAAAAAATTTCACTTAATAACATAGGCGCTGTAACAAATGCTTTAGACATCGCTATGGAAAGAGACAAAAATGTTGTAGTTTATGGTGAAGACGTTGGTTTTGAAGGTGGTGTTTTCCGTGCTACAGCTGGTTTACAAAAGAAATATGGCGACCAAAGAGTATGAGATGCTCCTATTTCAGAATCTGCTATAGCTGGTTCAGCTACTGGTGCTGCTTTAGCAGGTTTAAGACCAGTTGCAGAAATGCAATTTTCAGGTTTTTCATTCTATGCAATGGGACAAATTTTTTCAAATACAGCTCGTTACAGAAATAGATCACGTGGTACATTAAGTTGTCCAGTTGTATTTAGAATGCCTTGTGGTGGTGGCGTTAAAGCTCTTGAACACCACTCAGAAGCATTAGAAACACTATATGCTCACATTCCAGGTCTTAAAGTTGTTATGCCTTCTACACCTTATGACACAAAAGGTTTATTATTAGCAGCTATTGAAGACAATGACCCAGTTATCTTCTTAGAACACAAACGTATTTACCGTGCTTTCAAACAAGAAGTTCCAGCTGGACACTATACTGTTGAAATTGGTAAAGCAAACGTTATGATTCCAGGTGATGACTTAACAGTTGTTACATATGGTCACATGGTTCACGAAACAATTGCAGCCTTAAAAGATTTAAATGCTAAGGGAAAAGAATACTCAATTGAAGTTATTGACCTTAGAACAATTAAACCTCTTGATACAGAAACAATTGTTAACTCAGTTAAGAAAACAGGTCGTTTACTAGTTGTATCAGAAGCTGTTCAAACTCTTTCAATTGCAACAGAAATTATTACACGTGTTAATGAACATGCATTCGATGATTTATTAGCTGCCCCAAGAAGACTTAATGCACCTGACGTAACAGTTCCTCTCCCAAGTCTTGAACCATACTTCATGGTTACAAAAGAAAAAATTGCTACAGTTATCGAAGAAATGTTAGGTTAA
- a CDS encoding 2-oxo acid dehydrogenase subunit E2, with protein sequence MAEIIKEQVLEAKEVPISGIRKAIAKNLKSVMETVAYVSLTLKADVTNLWNLRSQVKDKVAAESGVKLTFLSWIIKATSIALSEFPAFAAKWDSEKGVTVYPSSINIGIAVDTPHGLFVPVIREVEKLSIIEIQKEIVRLSTLARDKKLRMSDMTGGCFTITNVGSAGVMFGSPIMNKGDVAITATGAITEELKLVEGQVKPSKVMFMSIAADHQWVDGADMARFQGRVIKLLENPEVLGEF encoded by the coding sequence ATGGCCGAAATAATCAAGGAACAAGTACTTGAAGCTAAAGAAGTTCCTATTTCTGGAATTAGAAAAGCTATAGCAAAAAACCTTAAATCAGTTATGGAAACTGTTGCTTATGTTTCACTTACACTTAAAGCTGATGTTACTAATTTATGAAACCTTAGATCACAAGTTAAAGACAAAGTAGCTGCCGAATCAGGTGTTAAATTAACATTTTTATCTTGAATTATTAAAGCTACATCGATTGCCCTTAGTGAATTTCCTGCATTTGCAGCTAAATGAGATTCTGAAAAAGGAGTTACAGTTTACCCATCATCAATTAATATTGGTATAGCTGTTGATACCCCTCACGGTCTTTTTGTGCCAGTTATTAGAGAAGTAGAAAAATTAAGTATTATTGAAATACAAAAAGAAATTGTGAGACTGTCAACTTTAGCTAGAGACAAGAAATTAAGAATGTCTGATATGACTGGTGGTTGTTTTACAATCACAAATGTTGGCTCAGCAGGAGTTATGTTCGGTTCACCAATCATGAATAAAGGTGATGTTGCAATTACAGCTACTGGTGCAATTACTGAAGAGCTAAAATTAGTTGAAGGTCAAGTAAAACCTTCTAAAGTTATGTTCATGTCAATTGCAGCTGACCATCAATGAGTAGACGGTGCTGACATGGCAAGATTCCAAGGTAGAGTAATTAAATTGTTAGAAAACCCTGAAGTGTTAGGAGAATTTTAA
- the lpdA gene encoding dihydrolipoyl dehydrogenase — MSECKKTCQTSCQSANSCATTSKCATKANNEWVFSSEGKEYNGHVDAEFDLIIVGSGPGGYLAAEIAGKSGLKTLIVEKEFWGGVCLNIGCIPTKTLLSSIHALETVIHANKYGVVANFEDLKIDRNQTWTKMHERKAKVVSQISGSVKMLMKGSKVQIEEGEAKFLGAKVITVNDKVYKGNKIIIATGSTERKMENLPGFADGYKRGTLITSREGINYDKNLPETLTIVGGGVVGVEFAQVFASAGSKVTIIQREGQILPGLDKHVVAEITKYLQNVNKIDIIFNASSTEFTSDDALVYEQNGEIKQIKSDVTLIATGRIPVSDGLAEVGYQLGQRGEVMVDRFMRTNIKDVYAIGDITGQNMLAHVAYQHAVVAVHHILEDTEFNYCKKVKPVPGCIYTDPEIAFIGKTEEQATMDGDDFITVKYPFSFLGKAIAANKTVGFIKLIVQKDNGHILGAHIIGPNATDYISEIALAMEKGACVRNITATIHPHPTFSEIIWEAARSAEMKLCAEHSKETK, encoded by the coding sequence ATGTCAGAATGCAAAAAAACTTGTCAAACAAGTTGCCAAAGTGCTAATTCATGCGCTACTACTAGCAAATGTGCTACAAAAGCAAATAATGAATGAGTATTCAGCTCTGAAGGAAAAGAATACAATGGTCATGTTGATGCTGAATTTGACTTAATTATTGTAGGTAGTGGTCCTGGTGGTTATTTAGCAGCTGAAATAGCTGGTAAATCTGGACTTAAGACTTTAATTGTCGAAAAGGAATTCTGAGGTGGTGTTTGTTTAAATATTGGTTGTATTCCAACAAAGACTCTTTTAAGTTCAATTCACGCTTTAGAAACTGTTATTCATGCTAACAAATATGGTGTTGTAGCTAACTTTGAAGACCTTAAAATTGATAGAAATCAAACATGAACCAAAATGCATGAGAGAAAAGCTAAAGTTGTTAGCCAAATTTCAGGTTCAGTTAAAATGTTAATGAAAGGCTCTAAAGTACAAATTGAAGAAGGTGAAGCTAAGTTTTTAGGTGCCAAAGTTATTACTGTAAATGACAAAGTTTACAAAGGAAATAAAATTATTATTGCTACTGGTAGCACCGAAAGAAAAATGGAAAACCTTCCAGGATTTGCAGATGGTTATAAACGTGGTACTTTAATTACTTCTAGAGAAGGAATCAACTATGACAAAAATTTACCTGAAACACTAACTATTGTTGGTGGTGGTGTTGTAGGTGTTGAATTCGCTCAAGTATTTGCTTCTGCTGGTTCAAAAGTAACAATCATTCAAAGAGAAGGACAAATTCTTCCTGGACTTGATAAACATGTTGTTGCAGAAATTACAAAATACTTGCAAAATGTAAACAAAATTGACATTATTTTTAATGCTTCAAGCACAGAATTTACTTCTGATGATGCTCTTGTTTATGAACAAAATGGAGAAATAAAACAAATTAAATCAGATGTTACTTTAATTGCTACTGGTAGAATACCAGTTTCAGATGGTCTTGCTGAAGTTGGCTATCAATTAGGTCAAAGAGGCGAAGTTATGGTTGATCGTTTCATGCGCACAAACATTAAAGATGTTTATGCAATTGGGGACATAACTGGTCAAAACATGTTAGCTCATGTTGCTTACCAACACGCTGTTGTTGCTGTTCATCACATTCTTGAAGATACTGAATTTAATTACTGTAAAAAAGTTAAACCTGTTCCAGGTTGCATTTATACAGATCCTGAAATTGCTTTTATTGGAAAAACTGAAGAACAAGCTACAATGGATGGTGATGACTTTATTACAGTTAAATATCCATTTAGTTTTCTTGGTAAAGCTATAGCAGCTAACAAAACTGTTGGTTTCATTAAATTAATTGTTCAAAAAGATAATGGTCACATATTAGGAGCACATATTATTGGTCCTAATGCTACAGACTATATCTCTGAAATTGCTCTTGCAATGGAAAAAGGTGCTTGTGTAAGAAATATTACAGCTACAATTCACCCACATCCAACATTCAGTGAAATTATCTGAGAAGCTGCTAGATCTGCTGAAATGAAACTATGCGCAGAACATAGCAAAGAAACAAAATAA
- a CDS encoding S41 family peptidase produces the protein MPKIKWKSSLIVISSAILPVTVSASCFSNQKYTKSEDNPHSKNNQDIQTASSKNDEKTQIKTIKIDGPTREKNNIFDDKKNTKPKLETSKTQKDIKKQPIVKKHVDQTKENTLDDIGDVELKSIYSEQNSPDNFVTVKLFRHKKNQDTYVAFDFMARLINDHFDISILNNKESNATSLKYKINNDNMLIFDEKSDKIKYMYHNNLYLKPTFSSVERHPRLKFEHWKHVLLDDNSKLREIDLGKHNIDLIVDNGQVYIPFSVLNLIFFSNKYFNLQYNGSEIRITDFNSSRIYKDRIPDFRVFYDKNRYKTETKQQRINNYNFLAFMFDYFYGVNNDLYRRNGVKNFYELSEKVNLKESLLSTNFDIYNEAYKKLWYEVLNDLHSTLVSRSYYRKSEKLFQSLSEQFLSKKYKKSSEVLSKIKKMRGQTISPNGYNYNEKITHIIGDTARIMFDEFHHLPSSQIPREQWPFYDSFYLFKEAINKIREDDVDKKVKNIIIDISTNGGGSSLAMQQVAGFLSNKPINLYIFNTLSNQYTDMSFRVDTNEDNKYDEKDGFPQYNWYILTGINTFSAANLFAHWAKESGNAKIIGNKSGGGMYAIMPTVLPDGTNVNISSINAWTGGLKVEPKLKSQMPYTENGVDVDYELSYDDYYKDNIINLLRPPVR, from the coding sequence GTGCCAAAAATAAAATGAAAAAGTAGTTTGATTGTTATTAGTTCTGCCATTTTGCCAGTTACTGTTTCTGCTTCATGTTTTAGTAATCAAAAATATACAAAATCAGAGGATAATCCACATTCAAAAAATAATCAAGACATTCAAACTGCTTCAAGTAAAAATGATGAAAAAACTCAGATTAAGACTATAAAAATAGATGGACCTACAAGGGAAAAAAACAATATATTTGATGATAAAAAGAATACAAAACCAAAGTTAGAAACATCAAAGACTCAAAAAGATATTAAAAAACAGCCAATTGTAAAAAAACATGTAGATCAAACAAAAGAAAATACATTAGACGACATTGGAGATGTTGAACTTAAGTCAATTTATTCAGAACAAAATTCTCCAGATAATTTTGTAACTGTTAAGCTTTTTAGACATAAGAAAAATCAAGATACTTATGTTGCTTTTGACTTTATGGCAAGGCTTATCAATGACCACTTTGATATTTCAATTTTAAACAATAAAGAGTCAAATGCTACTAGTTTAAAATACAAAATTAACAACGACAATATGCTTATTTTTGATGAAAAAAGTGACAAAATCAAATATATGTATCATAACAATTTGTATTTGAAACCTACTTTTTCAAGCGTTGAAAGACATCCAAGATTAAAATTTGAACATTGAAAACATGTTTTATTAGACGATAATTCAAAATTGAGAGAAATTGATTTAGGCAAGCACAATATAGATTTAATTGTAGATAATGGTCAGGTTTATATACCTTTCTCAGTTCTTAACTTGATCTTCTTCTCAAATAAGTATTTTAATTTGCAATATAATGGAAGTGAAATCAGAATAACTGATTTTAATTCATCTAGAATTTACAAGGATAGAATTCCTGATTTTAGAGTTTTTTATGATAAAAATAGATATAAAACAGAAACCAAACAACAGAGAATTAATAACTATAATTTTTTAGCATTTATGTTTGACTATTTTTATGGCGTTAATAATGATCTTTATCGTCGTAATGGTGTTAAAAACTTCTATGAATTATCTGAAAAAGTAAACTTAAAAGAATCATTACTAAGCACAAATTTCGACATTTATAATGAAGCTTATAAAAAATTATGATATGAAGTTTTAAATGATTTACATTCAACACTGGTTTCTCGTTCATATTATAGGAAATCAGAAAAATTATTTCAATCACTAAGCGAGCAATTTTTATCAAAAAAATATAAAAAATCAAGTGAAGTTTTATCTAAAATTAAAAAAATGAGAGGACAAACCATATCGCCTAATGGTTATAACTATAATGAAAAAATTACCCACATTATAGGTGATACGGCTAGAATTATGTTTGATGAATTTCATCATTTGCCTAGTTCACAGATTCCAAGAGAACAGTGACCATTTTATGATTCATTTTATTTATTTAAAGAAGCAATTAATAAGATAAGAGAAGATGATGTAGACAAGAAGGTGAAAAATATAATTATTGATATTTCAACTAATGGTGGTGGATCTTCTTTAGCTATGCAACAAGTTGCCGGGTTTTTAAGTAATAAACCTATTAATTTGTACATATTTAACACATTATCAAATCAATATACTGATATGAGTTTTAGAGTTGACACAAATGAAGATAATAAATATGATGAAAAGGATGGATTCCCACAGTATAATTGATACATTTTAACAGGTATAAATACTTTCAGTGCTGCAAACTTATTTGCCCATTGAGCAAAAGAATCTGGAAATGCAAAAATTATTGGGAATAAAAGTGGTGGTGGAATGTACGCAATAATGCCTACAGTACTTCCAGATGGAACAAATGTAAATATTTCAAGTATAAATGCTTGAACAGGTGGTTTAAAAGTAGAACCTAAACTAAAATCTCAAATGCCTTATACTGAAAATGGTGTCGATGTTGATTATGAACTTAGCTACGATGATTATTATAAAGATAATATTATAAATTTGTTAAGACCCCCTGTAAGATAG
- a CDS encoding histidine-type phosphatase, producing the protein MRRIIFSRHGLRYPFHAEEKWDTLFNKKIVSWNFDKSLSAHLSEKGAMIELAFGQFLKKYLNVTKETTLKVIANSTSRTFETAQLLSLGLKPASDTNINCLDKSFMKDTPDFNVSHEEGSSIDINLIKKYDKKAEKEGVFKKINELFNLDANCRYNKDEYWSIFTDGWFKTKGRLFYSSSFSDILQLKYYFGHNYDEIFKSDNFVNDLKIMLKSKDYVLDLLSGDKEKIINSDHSIYKLIKKEFKNNDDITLIVGHDTNIASIFAALELNMPEHGQIEKYPIGSKLIFTINDDESFDLEYLFYTHEDIRNMNLDMPMIVKIGKNLRFKY; encoded by the coding sequence ATGCGTAGAATTATTTTTTCAAGGCATGGACTCAGATATCCTTTTCATGCTGAAGAAAAATGAGACACACTTTTTAATAAAAAGATAGTTTCTTGAAATTTTGACAAATCACTTTCGGCCCATTTAAGTGAAAAAGGAGCAATGATTGAATTAGCTTTTGGGCAGTTTTTAAAAAAATATTTAAATGTTACAAAAGAAACAACATTAAAAGTTATTGCAAACTCAACAAGTAGAACATTTGAAACTGCACAACTTTTATCGCTTGGGCTTAAACCAGCATCTGATACTAATATTAATTGTTTAGATAAAAGTTTTATGAAGGATACGCCTGATTTTAATGTTTCTCATGAAGAAGGCTCATCAATTGATATTAACCTTATTAAAAAGTATGATAAAAAAGCTGAAAAAGAAGGTGTGTTTAAAAAAATAAATGAGTTATTTAATTTAGATGCTAATTGTAGATACAACAAAGATGAATATTGATCAATTTTTACTGATGGATGATTTAAAACAAAAGGTAGATTATTTTATTCATCTAGTTTTAGTGACATTCTTCAACTTAAGTATTATTTTGGTCATAATTATGATGAGATTTTTAAATCTGATAATTTTGTAAATGATTTAAAAATTATGCTTAAAAGTAAGGATTATGTACTTGACTTATTAAGCGGAGATAAAGAAAAAATAATTAATAGTGATCATAGTATCTATAAATTAATTAAAAAAGAATTTAAAAACAATGATGACATAACATTAATTGTTGGCCACGATACAAATATAGCTTCAATTTTTGCAGCTCTTGAATTAAATATGCCTGAACATGGACAAATTGAAAAATATCCTATTGGCTCTAAATTAATTTTTACTATTAATGATGACGAATCATTTGATTTAGAATATTTATTTTATACCCATGAAGATATTCGTAATATGAATTTAGATATGCCTATGATTGTTAAAATAGGAAAGAATCTAAGATTTAAGTATTAA
- the rplO gene encoding 50S ribosomal protein L15, producing the protein MKLNNLKPTPGSRVEKHRVGRGHAAGKGKQAGKGQSGQNKRHGHRLGFEGGQTPWFRRIGKRGFTNVNHVEYQVINLADLEKTFKTNTNVDLDALFAANLIKRNLPVKLLGNGSLTKKLNVTLHAASKSAIDAIEKAGGKFTNL; encoded by the coding sequence ATGAAATTAAATAATTTAAAACCTACTCCTGGTTCACGTGTTGAAAAACACCGTGTTGGCCGTGGTCATGCTGCTGGTAAAGGTAAACAAGCTGGTAAGGGACAATCAGGTCAAAATAAACGTCACGGACATAGATTAGGATTTGAAGGTGGACAAACACCTTGATTCCGTAGAATTGGTAAAAGAGGCTTTACAAACGTTAACCATGTTGAATACCAAGTTATTAATTTAGCTGACTTAGAAAAAACTTTCAAGACTAATACAAATGTTGATCTTGATGCGTTATTTGCTGCTAATTTAATTAAGAGAAACTTACCTGTTAAATTATTAGGCAATGGTTCATTAACTAAAAAATTAAATGTAACTCTTCACGCAGCTTCAAAATCTGCAATTGATGCAATTGAAAAAGCTGGCGGTAAATTCACAAACCTTTAA
- the rpsE gene encoding 30S ribosomal protein S5 — protein sequence MTEVENKKMNSSITSEESAVKSTQSIKRVAPAGGKKQIWEKKTASDKEAANKRAPRSPKVKNRTRFGDSNNEFSEKVINISRVTKVVKGGRRFSFSAFVVVGDKKGRVGFGHGKANEVPDSIKKAVKDARNHLITVPIFNKITVPHEIHSKFLASRVMLKPAPKGKGIVASNTVRAVVELAGYTDIYSKTYGSRSKANIVRATLKALQQLRTPEQIAEIRDKDVKSLL from the coding sequence ATGACTGAAGTTGAAAACAAGAAAATGAATTCAAGCATAACAAGTGAAGAATCAGCTGTTAAAAGTACTCAAAGTATTAAAAGAGTTGCACCTGCTGGTGGCAAAAAACAAATTTGAGAAAAGAAAACAGCTAGTGATAAAGAAGCTGCAAACAAAAGAGCTCCTAGAAGTCCTAAAGTAAAAAACCGTACACGTTTTGGCGATTCAAATAATGAATTTAGTGAAAAAGTAATTAACATTAGCCGTGTTACAAAAGTTGTTAAAGGTGGTAGAAGATTTTCATTCTCAGCTTTTGTTGTTGTTGGCGACAAAAAAGGCCGTGTTGGTTTTGGACATGGTAAAGCAAATGAAGTTCCTGATTCAATTAAAAAAGCTGTTAAAGATGCAAGAAATCACTTAATTACAGTTCCTATTTTTAACAAAATTACAGTTCCTCATGAAATTCATTCTAAATTTTTAGCATCTAGAGTAATGCTAAAACCTGCGCCTAAAGGTAAAGGTATTGTTGCTTCAAACACTGTTCGTGCTGTTGTTGAGTTGGCTGGTTATACAGATATTTATTCAAAAACATATGGTTCTCGTTCAAAAGCTAACATTGTTAGAGCAACACTTAAGGCTCTTCAACAATTAAGAACACCTGAACAAATAGCTGAAATCCGTGATAAAGACGTTAAGTCACTTTTATAA
- the rplR gene encoding 50S ribosomal protein L18, translated as MATLSRNQARQVKHRRERQSIIGTSSKPRLCVFKSLQNFYAQLIDDSKGITLASVSTLEKGKYNGNIQAAVKLGETMGETIKKLKISEIVFDRSGYIYHGRVKAFAEGVRSKGVKF; from the coding sequence ATGGCAACATTATCTAGAAATCAAGCACGTCAAGTTAAACATAGACGTGAACGTCAATCAATTATTGGCACAAGTAGTAAACCTCGTTTATGCGTATTTAAATCACTTCAAAACTTTTATGCACAATTAATCGATGATTCTAAAGGAATAACATTAGCTAGTGTTTCAACATTAGAAAAAGGCAAATACAATGGAAATATTCAAGCAGCTGTAAAATTGGGTGAAACAATGGGTGAAACAATTAAAAAACTTAAAATAAGTGAAATTGTATTCGATCGTTCAGGATACATTTACCATGGTAGAGTTAAAGCATTTGCTGAAGGCGTAAGATCAAAAGGAGTTAAGTTCTAA
- the rplF gene encoding 50S ribosomal protein L6: protein MSRVGNRILTIPQGTTLSQSGTTVLIEGPLGKLERTFSPLIAIKVEGDKVTILRANEEKATKQLHGTTNALISNMLIGVSKGYKKELVIKGVGFKFTIKGNILEVSAGYSHVVNLDIPSTVKVESPKPVELIVSGINKEEVSQFAAVVRSVRRPIPYSGKGIAYKDEVIRRKEGKTASK, encoded by the coding sequence ATGTCTAGAGTCGGAAATAGAATATTAACAATCCCTCAAGGTACAACCTTAAGTCAAAGCGGTACAACAGTACTAATTGAAGGGCCTCTTGGTAAGTTAGAAAGAACATTTAGTCCTTTAATTGCTATTAAAGTTGAAGGTGATAAGGTTACTATACTTAGAGCTAATGAAGAAAAAGCAACAAAACAATTACACGGAACAACAAACGCTTTAATTTCAAACATGCTTATTGGAGTTTCAAAAGGTTATAAAAAAGAATTGGTTATCAAAGGTGTTGGTTTCAAATTTACAATTAAAGGCAACATTTTAGAAGTTTCTGCTGGCTACTCTCATGTTGTTAACCTAGATATTCCATCTACTGTTAAAGTTGAATCTCCAAAACCTGTTGAATTAATAGTTTCAGGTATCAATAAAGAAGAAGTTTCTCAATTTGCTGCAGTTGTTCGTTCAGTTCGTCGTCCTATTCCATATTCTGGAAAAGGTATTGCATATAAAGATGAAGTTATTCGTCGTAAAGAAGGAAAAACAGCTTCTAAATAG
- the rpsH gene encoding 30S ribosomal protein S8, translating into MFITDPISDMIVRIKNANQRKFKTVLIPHSNKKAKILEILLEEGYISSFVSKGEGKDKALEVTLKYKGNKSAIIDFKRISKPGLRVYAQANNLPTVLSGYGTAIISTSKGVMSEKEARKENVGGEVLAYIW; encoded by the coding sequence ATGTTTATAACAGATCCTATTTCAGATATGATTGTTAGAATCAAAAACGCTAACCAAAGAAAATTTAAAACTGTCTTAATTCCTCATTCAAATAAAAAAGCCAAAATTCTAGAAATTTTACTTGAAGAAGGCTATATCTCTTCATTCGTTTCAAAAGGCGAAGGAAAAGACAAAGCTCTTGAAGTTACATTAAAATACAAAGGCAACAAATCAGCTATTATTGACTTTAAACGTATTTCGAAACCTGGATTAAGAGTTTATGCTCAAGCCAATAATTTACCAACTGTATTATCAGGATATGGTACAGCTATTATCTCAACATCAAAAGGTGTTATGTCAGAAAAAGAAGCTCGTAAGGAAAATGTAGGTGGCGAAGTGCTTGCCTACATCTGATAG
- a CDS encoding type Z 30S ribosomal protein S14 — protein sequence MAKSSLKAKQKKHAKFSTRAYTRCELCGRPHAVLRKYKICRICFRELVNAGRIPGMKKASW from the coding sequence ATGGCAAAAAGTTCATTAAAAGCAAAGCAAAAAAAACATGCTAAGTTTTCAACACGTGCTTACACACGTTGTGAATTATGTGGACGTCCACACGCAGTTTTAAGAAAATATAAAATCTGCCGTATCTGCTTCCGTGAATTAGTTAACGCAGGTAGAATTCCAGGCATGAAGAAAGCGAGTTGATAA
- the rplE gene encoding 50S ribosomal protein L5, whose translation MIMNLKQKYLKDVVPALIKQYGYKSVMEVPRLEKIILNMTAGKEVTNSKAIEEVLNELTLISGQKPFQTRAKKSNASWKLREGMPMGGKVTLRRERMWDFLEKLINVAMPRIRDFRGANPKAFDGRGNYSLGIKEEIIFPEIEFDKIRRIKGLDVQLITSANSDKEARSLLELIGVPFVKGER comes from the coding sequence TTAATTATGAATTTAAAACAAAAATACTTAAAAGATGTTGTACCTGCATTAATTAAACAATACGGCTACAAATCAGTAATGGAAGTTCCAAGATTAGAAAAAATCATTCTTAACATGACTGCTGGTAAAGAAGTTACAAACTCAAAAGCAATCGAAGAAGTTTTAAACGAATTAACTTTAATTTCAGGTCAAAAACCATTCCAAACCCGTGCTAAAAAATCAAATGCTTCATGAAAACTTCGTGAAGGTATGCCTATGGGTGGAAAAGTTACATTAAGAAGAGAAAGAATGTGAGACTTTCTTGAAAAATTAATTAATGTAGCTATGCCTCGTATTCGTGACTTTCGTGGTGCAAACCCTAAAGCTTTCGATGGTAGAGGAAACTATTCATTAGGTATTAAAGAAGAAATTATCTTCCCAGAAATCGAATTTGACAAAATTCGTAGAATTAAAGGTCTTGATGTTCAATTAATAACATCAGCAAATAGTGATAAAGAAGCAAGAAGCTTACTAGAATTAATTGGTGTTCCATTTGTAAAAGGAGAAAGATAG
- the rplX gene encoding 50S ribosomal protein L24 codes for MAKVKFKKNDEVVVIAGNYKGKIGRIVTVDHQSSRAIVKDVNIVTKHIKPKQGASGSIKKQEAPIHVSNLAVLVKKATKNSRAEYSKVGYQIDKNGKKTRIIRKTKKEF; via the coding sequence ATGGCTAAAGTTAAATTTAAGAAGAATGACGAAGTTGTTGTTATTGCTGGTAATTACAAAGGCAAAATCGGAAGAATTGTTACTGTAGATCACCAAAGTTCAAGAGCTATCGTTAAAGATGTAAACATTGTTACAAAACACATTAAACCAAAACAAGGCGCTAGTGGTTCAATCAAGAAACAAGAAGCTCCAATTCACGTTTCTAACTTAGCAGTATTAGTTAAAAAAGCAACAAAAAATTCAAGAGCAGAATATTCAAAAGTTGGATATCAAATTGATAAGAATGGTAAAAAAACACGTATTATACGTAAAACTAAGAAGGAATTTTAA
- the rplN gene encoding 50S ribosomal protein L14, translating into MVLELSKLNVADNSGAKEVGVIRVLGGSRKKTANIGDVIVCSVKKAIPNGIVKEGQVVKAVIVRSSYGVRRENGSYIRFDDNAVVIIKDDKTPRGTRVFGPVARELRDKGYLKIVSLAPEVL; encoded by the coding sequence ATGGTTTTAGAATTATCTAAACTAAATGTTGCAGATAACTCTGGTGCTAAGGAAGTTGGTGTTATTAGAGTCCTTGGTGGCTCACGTAAAAAAACAGCTAACATTGGTGATGTAATCGTTTGCTCAGTTAAAAAAGCAATTCCTAATGGTATTGTTAAAGAAGGTCAAGTGGTTAAGGCGGTTATCGTTAGATCATCATATGGTGTTCGTCGTGAAAACGGCTCATACATTCGTTTTGACGATAATGCAGTTGTTATTATCAAAGATGATAAAACCCCTAGAGGTACTCGTGTGTTTGGTCCAGTTGCTCGTGAATTACGTGATAAAGGTTATTTAAAAATCGTTTCACTAGCTCCTGAAGTGTTATAG
- the rpsQ gene encoding 30S ribosomal protein S17, with translation MERNTRKVLTGRVTSARGDKTIIVEVESYRSHRLYSKRYKVAKKFAVHDEKNIAKVNDIVSIMETRPLSKTKHFRLVSIKQQSVEGDN, from the coding sequence ATGGAAAGAAATACACGTAAAGTTCTAACAGGTCGTGTAACTTCTGCTCGTGGTGATAAAACAATCATCGTTGAAGTAGAAAGTTATAGATCACATAGACTATATTCAAAACGTTATAAAGTAGCCAAAAAATTTGCTGTTCATGATGAAAAAAACATTGCAAAAGTAAATGATATTGTTTCAATTATGGAAACACGTCCACTTTCAAAAACAAAACACTTCCGTCTAGTTTCAATTAAACAACAATCAGTTGAAGGAGATAACTAG